One Buchnera aphidicola (Panaphis juglandis) DNA segment encodes these proteins:
- the prfB gene encoding peptide chain release factor 2: MIITMHNEKIDDICNKIKNLQQVLKYEKKNIFNNMENIKNNKKKKKIINSYDNNKQIKILKEIKNTQKIINDVREMIKLSLELNDNSIFIDLKKEINNIENKINNIKIQNIFKKKNDICNCYLDIQSGSGGIDAQDWSQMLLKMYLKWLCKKGFKTKIIHELYGDIAGIKSATIHVIGKYAFGWLRTETGIHRLIRKSPFDSGSRRHTSFSSAFVYPEINNDINIKIKTSDLRIDVYRSSGAGGQHVNRTESAVRITHLPTSIVTQCQNERSQHKNKEQALKQMKLKLYNLEIKKKQNEKKMIENTKSSIGWGHHIRSYILDNSRIKDNRTGIEVRNIDSVLNGNLDIFIETSLKQGL; encoded by the coding sequence ATGATAATAACAATGCATAATGAAAAAATTGATGATATATGTAACAAAATTAAAAACTTACAACAAGTATTAAAATATGAAAAAAAAAATATATTCAATAATATGGAAAATATAAAAAACAATAAAAAAAAAAAAAAAATTATTAATTCTTATGATAATAATAAACAAATAAAAATATTGAAAGAAATAAAAAATACTCAAAAAATTATTAATGATGTTCGTGAAATGATAAAATTATCTCTAGAACTTAATGACAATAGTATTTTCATAGATTTAAAAAAAGAAATAAATAACATTGAAAATAAAATTAATAATATAAAAATTCAAAATATCTTTAAAAAAAAAAATGATATTTGTAATTGTTATTTAGATATACAATCTGGATCTGGAGGAATCGATGCTCAAGATTGGTCACAAATGCTATTAAAAATGTATTTAAAATGGTTATGTAAAAAAGGTTTTAAAACAAAAATTATTCATGAACTATACGGAGATATTGCAGGAATTAAATCAGCTACAATTCATGTAATTGGAAAATATGCATTCGGTTGGCTAAGGACCGAAACTGGAATTCACAGATTAATTCGAAAAAGTCCATTTGATTCTGGTAGTAGACGACATACTTCATTCAGTTCTGCATTTGTATATCCAGAAATTAATAATGATATTAATATTAAAATAAAAACATCAGATTTAAGAATTGATGTGTATCGATCCTCTGGAGCTGGGGGTCAACATGTGAATAGAACAGAATCAGCAGTACGAATTACACATTTACCAACATCAATAGTTACACAGTGTCAAAACGAAAGATCTCAACATAAAAACAAAGAACAAGCATTAAAACAAATGAAACTCAAATTATATAATTTAGAAATAAAAAAAAAACAAAATGAAAAAAAAATGATTGAAAACACTAAATCTTCCATTGGTTGGGGACATCACATTCGGTCATATATACTCGATAATTCAAGAATAAAAGATAATCGAACAGGAATAGAAGTTCGTAACATCGATTCTGTACTTAATGGGAACTTAGATATTTTTATTGAAACTAGTTTAAAACAAGGATTATAG
- the lysS gene encoding lysine--tRNA ligase, with product MLCKKNNHHKNIINPEHEYEIRKKKLIEMEKQGFNFPNTFKINTNITDINKKYSRFDNTELLKKKKFFNVSGRIIKKRHMGKATFLVIQDMLETIQIYVTEKKISYDFYRNTFKKWDIGDIIFTTGTIFKTKTGQLSIYCSEINILSKALQPFPNKFHGLLNQDIKYRKRYLDLLSNVNVMKIFYKRSKILSIIRNFMNKNNFLEVETPMMQHIPGGASARPFITHHNSLDLKMYLRISPELYLKRLIIGGFSKIYEMNKNFRNEGISYKHNPEFTMMELYITYADYKDLMIFIKELLQHIVYQTTGNYILNYQNNEFDLKKPFKILTIKDAILHYNPKIKHSDLLNISEVQKLLYHHNIPIKKNWSLEKMIIKIFEHTTENKIIEPTFITEYPTETSPLARKNDFNKNLVDRFEFFIGGLEIGNGFSELNNPIEQKERFLKQKKLNQMNQKKEPYDKEYILAMEYGMPPTAGLGIGIDRLIMVLTNQKNIRNVILFPTLRPIK from the coding sequence ATGCTATGTAAAAAAAACAATCATCATAAAAACATTATTAATCCTGAACATGAATATGAAATCCGTAAAAAAAAATTAATCGAGATGGAAAAACAGGGATTTAATTTTCCCAATACATTTAAGATAAATACTAATATTACAGATATTAACAAAAAATATTCACGATTTGATAATACAGAATTATTAAAAAAAAAAAAATTTTTTAATGTTTCTGGTAGAATTATTAAAAAACGTCACATGGGAAAAGCTACTTTTTTAGTTATACAAGATATGTTAGAAACGATTCAAATTTATGTTACAGAAAAAAAAATTTCTTATGATTTTTATAGAAACACATTTAAAAAATGGGATATAGGAGACATAATATTTACAACAGGTACAATATTTAAAACAAAAACAGGACAACTATCCATTTATTGTTCTGAAATCAATATTTTATCTAAAGCATTACAGCCATTTCCAAATAAATTTCATGGTTTATTAAATCAAGATATTAAATATCGGAAACGATATTTAGATTTGTTATCTAATGTCAATGTAATGAAAATATTTTATAAAAGATCTAAAATTTTATCAATCATTCGTAATTTTATGAATAAAAATAATTTTTTAGAAGTTGAAACACCTATGATGCAACATATTCCAGGAGGAGCATCTGCACGTCCTTTTATCACTCATCATAATAGTTTAGATTTAAAAATGTATTTAAGAATCTCTCCAGAATTATATCTAAAAAGATTAATTATTGGTGGATTTTCAAAAATATATGAAATGAATAAAAATTTTCGTAATGAAGGTATTTCATATAAACATAATCCAGAATTTACTATGATGGAATTATACATCACTTATGCAGATTATAAAGATTTAATGATTTTTATAAAAGAACTATTGCAACACATTGTATATCAAACTACTGGCAATTATATATTAAATTATCAAAACAATGAATTTGATTTAAAAAAACCATTTAAAATATTAACAATAAAAGATGCTATTCTTCATTACAATCCAAAAATAAAACATTCAGACTTATTAAATATCTCAGAAGTTCAAAAATTATTATATCATCATAATATTCCAATAAAAAAAAATTGGAGCTTAGAAAAAATGATAATTAAAATATTTGAACACACCACAGAAAATAAAATAATAGAACCAACTTTTATCACTGAATATCCAACTGAAACCTCACCATTAGCTCGAAAAAATGATTTCAATAAAAATCTTGTTGATCGATTTGAATTTTTTATAGGGGGATTAGAAATTGGTAATGGTTTTTCTGAACTCAACAATCCTATAGAACAAAAAGAACGTTTTTTAAAACAAAAAAAACTAAATCAAATGAATCAGAAAAAAGAACCATATGATAAAGAATACATTTTAGCAATGGAATACGGAATGCCACCTACTGCAGGATTAGGAATAGGAATTGACAGATTAATTATGGTTCTTACTAATCAAAAAAATATACGTAATGTGATATTGTTTCCAACACTACGTCCAATTAAATAA
- the ygfZ gene encoding tRNA-modifying protein YgfZ: MLLHKLNRVDENFCTFEILDDLVLTSVTGKDNKKYLQGQLTYNIESLKTNTHILCANCHHNGKVQGLLRLFRFHNEYAYIQRKSVVDLQNQELKKYSVFSDVKFEKNNSYVLLGFMGLFIRKVLLNYFVKLPNKKIQTITTNNTVILWFKDPIERFLCIIHKDRLDNLNNFIILKKIMKIKNFWLLLDIYAGIPIFESSIFRKFFPKDMNLVFFNGIDFNKGCYCGQEIISKLHFRNVNHKNMFCLLGYSYYEVEILSILEGYNGKIWKRSGNVSFVYHFFSNWFLLQCIIKNEHIKYKKFRVVSDKKSIFFILNK, translated from the coding sequence ATGCTATTACATAAATTAAATAGAGTTGATGAAAATTTCTGTACATTTGAAATTTTAGATGATTTAGTTTTAACATCTGTAACAGGAAAAGATAATAAAAAATACCTTCAAGGACAATTAACGTATAATATTGAATCTTTAAAAACTAATACTCATATTTTATGTGCTAATTGTCATCATAACGGAAAGGTTCAAGGTTTGTTACGTTTATTTCGTTTTCATAATGAATATGCTTATATTCAACGTAAAAGTGTAGTCGATTTACAAAATCAAGAATTGAAAAAGTATTCAGTATTTTCGGATGTTAAATTTGAAAAAAATAACAGTTATGTTTTACTTGGTTTTATGGGTTTATTTATAAGAAAAGTATTACTAAATTATTTTGTGAAATTGCCAAATAAAAAAATTCAAACTATTACAACTAATAATACTGTTATATTATGGTTTAAAGATCCAATTGAAAGATTTTTATGTATTATTCATAAGGATCGGTTAGATAATTTAAATAATTTTATAATATTAAAAAAAATAATGAAAATAAAAAATTTTTGGTTATTATTAGATATTTATGCTGGGATTCCAATTTTTGAATCATCGATATTTAGAAAATTTTTTCCTAAAGATATGAATTTAGTTTTTTTTAATGGTATTGATTTTAATAAAGGATGTTATTGTGGTCAAGAAATAATTTCAAAACTTCATTTTAGGAATGTTAATCATAAAAATATGTTTTGTTTGCTTGGATATTCTTATTATGAAGTAGAAATTCTTAGTATTTTGGAAGGATATAATGGTAAAATATGGAAAAGATCTGGAAATGTATCATTTGTATATCATTTTTTCAGTAATTGGTTTTTACTTCAGTGCATCATAAAAAATGAACACATAAAATATAAAAAGTTTCGTGTTGTTTCAGATAAAAAAAGTATTTTTTTTATTTTAAATAAATAA